The genome window GCCCCTCCTGACGCTGTATTCCCGCCAGGGCTGCCACCTGTGCGAAGACGCCGAGAATGCGCTCCAGTCGCTCGGCTGGGCCTTTACCCGCAGCGATGTCGATGCCGACCCCGCCCTGAAGGAGAAGTACGGCTTCGACGTGCCGGTACTGGTGGCAGAAGACCGGGTAATGCTAAAAGGCGTCATCACGCGCTCAAGGCTGCTGCGCTGGCGAGCCGCCCGCCCCTGACCGACTCATGCGGGCCGGGGTACACTGACCTAGATACTCATGCACCCAGTCTTCCTACAAATCGGCAGTTTTACCATCGCCTGGTACGGCGTCCTGATCACTCTCGGCATCGTTCTGGGGGCCTGGATCGGCACCCGCATGGCCCGTCAACGCGGCCTGAACGAGCAGCTCTTCTCAGACATGATTCTGTGGGCGGTGCTCTGGGGCGTCATCGGGGCGCGGCTGTTTTTCGTGGCGACCTCTTGGAATCTGTTTTCTGGCAAGACCGGAACGGCGCTGCTCTTCGACATCATCAACATTCGCCAGGGCGGCATTAGCATTCACGGCGGTCTGATCTTCGGCGTCGGCTACCTGATCTACGCCGCTCGCCGTCACCGCATCAACTTCTACAAGTACGCCGATCTGTTCGTGCCGGGCGTGTGCTTCGGCATCATCGGCGGGCGCATCGGCAACATCATGAACGGCTCGGATACGGTTGGTCGCGTGACGGGCTGGCCCATCGGCTTTCGCTGGCCCGATTCGGCGCGTGGCTTTCACGACTCGCTGTGCAGCGCCGCCACGCCGCTGAATCTGCTTCAGTACTGCCAGAACATCGGCGGTAAGTCTGTCATGACCGCGCCGGTTCACTTCACCCAGCTCTACGGCGTCATCATCGGCATCATCCTCTCAGTGGCAGTGTTCTACTGGCTGCGCTCGAAGCGCCCCGGCTGGGCTTTCTGGCAGTTCTGGCTGTGGTACAGCCTGCTGCGTGCGGGCTGGGAGGAGACCTTCCGCCTCAATCCGCTGCCCTGGAAGGTGTACCTGTCGGAAGGTCTGGACAAGGCGGGCATCGGCCTGTTTACCGAGACGCAGCTCATCAGCATTCCGCTGATCCTCCTGAGCATCTATATGCTGTGGCGCATTCGCAGGCAGCCGGAGCAGCCCTGGGCACCCGCCCCCGAAGCCGCCAGTACCGGGGTACAGGTATGACCGCTCTCGACCCCGCGACCCAGCCGCCGCGCCCGCTCGATGTGGTGGTGCTGGCTGCCGGAGCGGGCACGCGCATGCGCTCGAAGCTGCCCAAGATGCTTCATCAGGTGCTGGGCCGCCCGATGGTGGCCTGGAGTGTGCGGGCCGCGCAGCAGCTCGGCGCACGCGACATCGTGGTGGTAACGGGGCACGGTGCGGCGCAGGTCGAGGAAGCTCTGGCACCGCTGGGGGTGCGTTTTGCCCGGCAGGAGGCGCAGCTCGGCACCGGGCACGCCTTTCTTCAGGCCGCGCACCAGCTTCGTGGCGGAGCCGACGTGCTGGTGCTGTACGGCGACAGCCCGATGCTGCCTGCTTCGACCCTGCGGGCATTGCTGGACGCGCACCGCAGCGGCCACAACGCCCTGACGGTGCTGACAAGTGAACTGCCCGACGCCACCGGCTATGGGCGCATCATCCGTGCGCCGGGCGGCGAGGTACTGAAGATCGTCGAGGAAAAGGCCGCCACCCCGCAGGAAAGACTCGTGCGCGAGTTCAACAGCGGCGTGTACGTGATGAACGCGCAGGCACCCGAACTGGCCGAGCGCATCGGCAACGACAATGCGGCGGGCGAGTATTACATCACCGACCTGCTGGCGCTGTACCGGCAGAGCGGCTCACGGGTGGCCGCCTTCCGCATTGCCGACCCCGGCGAGGTGATGGGAGCCAACGACCGCGTGCAGCTCGCGGAACTGGAAAACATCATGCGGGCTCGGATCAACGAGGCGCATATGCGGGCGGGCGTAACCATTCAGGACCCGGCCACCACCCTGATCGAAGACACCGTGACCATCGCGCCCGACAGCCTGCTGGAACCGGGCGTGATTTTGCGCGGTGAAACCCGCATCGGTGAAGGCGTGACGGTGGGCGCGTACAGCGTTCTGAGTGACTGCGTGCTGGAAGACGGCGTGACCATCAAGGCGCATAGCGTGCTGGAAGGCAGCTATGTGGGGCGCGGCAGCGACGTGGGACCGTTTGCACGGCTGCGCCCCGGGACGCGGCTGGGGGAAGGCGTGCATATCGGCAACTTCGTCGAAACCAAGAATGCCCGGCTGCACGGCGGCGTCAAGGCCGGGCATCTGTCGTATCTGGGCGACGTAGAAATCGGGCAGGAAACCAACATCGGCGCGGGTACCATCGTCGCCAATTTCGATGGGCTGAACAAACATCAGAGCAGCATCGGCGCGGGCGTGTTCATCGGCTCGAACAGCACCCTGATCGCGCCGCGCCTGATCGGTGATGGAGCCTTTGTGGCGGGCGGCAGCACCCTGAACAAAGACGTACCCGAAGGCGCGATGGCGATTGCGCGGGGGCAGCAGCGCAATATGGAAGGCTGGTCGCGGCGCTACTGGCAGGGCATGGGCGAGAAGGTCGGGCAGAAGCTGCCGTGGCTGGCAAGCTGGCTGGCACAGCATCCGGGCAGCGACCACTGAGCACGAACTCGCCTTCTGCACACAATCTTGATCTTTTCTCAACATCCAACCTTGTCTGGTGCGCGTATAACTAGGTGAGAGACAGGAAACGTGCGTTCCGGGTTTGCGGCAGAGCAGGTGCGCCGCGCCGAGGCGTCAAGGAGACAAGATCATGGGGCCAGTGGAAATTATTCTGATCGTCGTTGTGGTGGTGCTGCTGTTCGGTGCTCGCAAGCTTCCCGAAATCGGCAAGGGGCTGGGCCAGGGCATCAAGGAATTCAAGCAGACGGCCACGGCCAAAGACGACGGCACCACCGTGACGGTCGTCAAGCCTGAAGACCGCAGTTAAGCGGGGGGTGCGCCGTGGCCGAACAGAACGTGCCTGGAATGCTTGAAAAGAGTGCGCCGCTGCTCGATCACCTTGAGGAGCTTCGTACCCGCATCATCTATATGCTGGTTTTTCTGGCGGCGGGGCTGGGCATCGCCTGGAATTTCGTGCCACAGATCATCAAGCTGCTTCAGGAACCGCTGACGCATACCAACCTGTACAAGGCAGGCAAGCTGCAACTGGTGGCGACCCAGCTGCCCGAACAGCTCCTGCTGAGTTTCAATATCGCGCTGTGGGCGGGGCTCGCCATCGCGCTGCCGTTCATCCTGCATCAGGTGTGGCTGTTCATCGCGCCGGGGCTGTACGCCGACGAAAAGCGCTGGGCGGCTCCGTTCATCATCGGCGCGGGCTTCAGCTTTCTGCTGGGCGTCTTTACCGCCTACGAGCTGATCGTGCCGCCGATGGTCAAGTTCCTGGCCGATTTTCTGGGCGGCACCGTGGCGGGCTTTCTCAGCATCGGCACGTATATCGGGCAGCTCACCACCGTCATGATCGCCTTCGGGTTGTTCTTCGAAATGCCGATTCTGGCGGTGGTGCTGACCAAAATCGGCATCGTCAATCACGTGATGCTGGGCAAGGTTCGCAAATTTGCCTTCATTCTGTGTCTGGTCGCCGGGGCCGTC of Deinococcus ruber contains these proteins:
- the tatC gene encoding twin-arginine translocase subunit TatC → MAEQNVPGMLEKSAPLLDHLEELRTRIIYMLVFLAAGLGIAWNFVPQIIKLLQEPLTHTNLYKAGKLQLVATQLPEQLLLSFNIALWAGLAIALPFILHQVWLFIAPGLYADEKRWAAPFIIGAGFSFLLGVFTAYELIVPPMVKFLADFLGGTVAGFLSIGTYIGQLTTVMIAFGLFFEMPILAVVLTKIGIVNHVMLGKVRKFAFILCLVAGAVITPTTDPVNMSLFAGPLYLLYELGVLLSRVFRKREVVDELTTGDPFAGA
- a CDS encoding glutaredoxin family protein → MPELPLLTLYSRQGCHLCEDAENALQSLGWAFTRSDVDADPALKEKYGFDVPVLVAEDRVMLKGVITRSRLLRWRAARP
- the tatA gene encoding twin-arginine translocase TatA/TatE family subunit; its protein translation is MGPVEIILIVVVVVLLFGARKLPEIGKGLGQGIKEFKQTATAKDDGTTVTVVKPEDRS
- the glmU gene encoding bifunctional UDP-N-acetylglucosamine diphosphorylase/glucosamine-1-phosphate N-acetyltransferase GlmU; the protein is MTALDPATQPPRPLDVVVLAAGAGTRMRSKLPKMLHQVLGRPMVAWSVRAAQQLGARDIVVVTGHGAAQVEEALAPLGVRFARQEAQLGTGHAFLQAAHQLRGGADVLVLYGDSPMLPASTLRALLDAHRSGHNALTVLTSELPDATGYGRIIRAPGGEVLKIVEEKAATPQERLVREFNSGVYVMNAQAPELAERIGNDNAAGEYYITDLLALYRQSGSRVAAFRIADPGEVMGANDRVQLAELENIMRARINEAHMRAGVTIQDPATTLIEDTVTIAPDSLLEPGVILRGETRIGEGVTVGAYSVLSDCVLEDGVTIKAHSVLEGSYVGRGSDVGPFARLRPGTRLGEGVHIGNFVETKNARLHGGVKAGHLSYLGDVEIGQETNIGAGTIVANFDGLNKHQSSIGAGVFIGSNSTLIAPRLIGDGAFVAGGSTLNKDVPEGAMAIARGQQRNMEGWSRRYWQGMGEKVGQKLPWLASWLAQHPGSDH
- a CDS encoding prolipoprotein diacylglyceryl transferase, with amino-acid sequence MHPVFLQIGSFTIAWYGVLITLGIVLGAWIGTRMARQRGLNEQLFSDMILWAVLWGVIGARLFFVATSWNLFSGKTGTALLFDIINIRQGGISIHGGLIFGVGYLIYAARRHRINFYKYADLFVPGVCFGIIGGRIGNIMNGSDTVGRVTGWPIGFRWPDSARGFHDSLCSAATPLNLLQYCQNIGGKSVMTAPVHFTQLYGVIIGIILSVAVFYWLRSKRPGWAFWQFWLWYSLLRAGWEETFRLNPLPWKVYLSEGLDKAGIGLFTETQLISIPLILLSIYMLWRIRRQPEQPWAPAPEAASTGVQV